One Castanea sativa cultivar Marrone di Chiusa Pesio chromosome 4, ASM4071231v1 DNA window includes the following coding sequences:
- the LOC142632133 gene encoding uncharacterized protein LOC142632133, with protein sequence MVAISLYRGNLHKVPDVPRRWLMPTPKLSLKDFKSLLHRRSKALSRLHSTTTPDPDPNPNPNQQPDAPKEIPALVEPKLEKEKAGDCEEAPPKNEENDQRGTDGGDCSAKPVVVVVDAPDLKPEKIDSGAVGADVDGQALPAETKPADLAIANPNSEVSNKVDVLNKKQKRKREVEDKLESLNAKKHNLVQVLKQILHAEEELKRRNSMQGMAIRPSVPLQGDGANDMGSLTRHIAPRIGSEANLGGDMEGTEADDPLNHSINPRHVLRTSSMSPSSESPLRRPVYNQHMVSHPSRTSLVATGSPSRFAPTGHPGNSGNLPTLSVSGTNYIASSPSPAASGGTSTFRDARLPSPWN encoded by the exons atggtggCGATATCGCTATACAGAGGGAACCTTCACAAAGTTCCCGATGTGCCTCGTCGATGGCTCATGCCAACCCCTAAACTCTCCCTCAAAGACTTCAAGTCTCTCCTTCACCGTCGCTCCAAAGCCCTCTCTCGCCTCCACTCCACCACCACCCCTGACCCGGACCCGAACCCGAACCCGAACCAGCAACCCGATGCTCCGAAAGAGATCCCGGCGTTGGTTGAGCCTAAGTTGGAAAAGGAAAAGGCCGGTGATTGCGAAGAAGCCCCGCCGAAGAACGAGGAAAACGATCAGAGAGGAACCGACGGCGGTGATTGCTCGGCGAAAccggttgttgttgttgttgatgcgCCGGATTTGAAGCCTGAGAAAATCGATTCCGGTGCGGTTGGTGCCGATGTCGATGGACAAGCTTTGCCTGCCGAAACAAAACCTGCTGATTTGGCAATCGCAAACCCTAATTCTGAG GTAAGCAACAAAGTGGATGTgttaaacaaaaaacagaaGAGGAAAAGGGAGGTCGAAGATAAGTTAGAAAGTTTGAATGCTAAGAAACATAATCTAGTTCAAGTGCTAAAGCAG ATCTTGCATGCAGAGGAAGAACTAAAGCGGCGAAATAGTATGCAAGGAATGGCGATTCGTCCTTCTGTTCCACTTCAAGGGGATGGAGCAAATGACATGGGGTCATTGACTAGGCATATTGCTCCGAGGATTGGCTCAGAGGCAAATCTTGGTGGAGATATGGAAGGGACAGAAGCTGATGATCCTTTAAATCATAGCATTAATCCTCGCCATGTGCTTCGGACTAGCAGTATGTCACCATCTTCAGAGTCTCCTCTTCGAAGGCCAGTCTATAATCAACACATG GTTTCACACCCCTCACGTACGAGTTTAGTGGCAACTGGCAGTCCATCACGCTTTGCTCCCACTGGGCATCCGGGGAATTCTGGAAACCTGCCCACATTATCTGTATCAGGAACAAATTACATTGCATCCTCTCCTTCCCCTGCAGCATCTGGTGGTACATCTACTTTTAGAGATGCTCGGCTACCAAGTCCATGGAATTAG
- the LOC142630601 gene encoding myb-related protein 308-like, with translation MVRSPCCDKLNLKRGLWTEEEDAKILAYVSKHGTGNWTAVPKKAGLKRCGKSCRLRWTNYLRPDLKHDGFTPQEEEMIVRLHAAIGSRWSIIAQQLPRRTDNDVKNYWNTKLRKKLSEMGIDPVTHKPFSQILADYGNIGGFRKPGTRVGPLNKDLKSAIMLKSEPYPAAPQGFPNFNSQLMSATISPQKEPIQDTLFNNNHTDNYPSDLLAELQAIKLVTEASNCSNNETIPPPAFAEASLSSSSMSYSPTCSTTAAQEKSSLDFSWHDFLLDDAFLPADPQEQETTAEYSSKEFACQKQKGILQISDTDNEAAIQESNTKAKAIECAFISNDFEASSSSDFAFVEAMLYQEYEMLLDFPNLEPFYY, from the exons ATGGTAAGATCGCCTTGCTGCGACAAGCTGAACCTTAAAAGGGGTCTATGGACTGAAGAGGAAGATGCAAAGATACTTGCATATGTCTCCAAGCATGGCACAGGCAACTGGACAGCTGTCCCCAAGAAAGCAG GACTTAAGAGATGTGGGAAGAGCTGCAGGCTAAGGTGGACTAACTACCTGAGGCCTGATCTTAAGCATGACGGCTTCACACCTCAAGAAGAGGAGATGATTGTTAGGCTTCATGCAGCTATAGGTAGCAG GTGGTCCATAATAGCACAACAACTTCCTCGGAGGACAGACAATGATGTTAAGAACTACTGGAACACCAAGTTAAGAAAGAAGCTTTCTGAAATGGGAATCGATCCTGTTACTCATAAGCCCTTCTCTCAAATACTTGCTGATTATGGAAACATTGGTGGCTTCCGAAAACCTGGCACCAGAGTTGGACCTCTTAATAAAGATTTGAAGAGTGCAATTATGTTAAAATCAGAACCATATCCAGCTGCACCACAAGGATTCCCAAACTTCAACAGCCAATTGATGAGTGCAACAATATCACCCCAAAAAGAACCAATCCAAGATACCCTTTTCAATAACAATCATACTGACAACTACCCATCGGATCTTCTCGCTGAGCTCCAAGCTATAAAACTTGTCACAGAGGCCTCAAATTGCTCCAACAATGAGACCATCCCACCACCAGCCTTTGCTGAGGCCTCgttgtcatcatcatcaatgtCATATTCTCCTACTTGTTCTACTACAGCCGCGCAAGAAAAGTCATCCCTAGACTTCAGCTGGCACGACTTTCTTCTTGATGATGCATTTCTACCAGCTGATCCTCAAGAACAAGAAACCACTGCCGAGTATTCATCAAAAGAATTTGCatgccaaaaacaaaaagggatACTGCAAATTAGTGACACTGACAATGAAGCTGCCATTCAAGAAAGTAATACCAAAGCTAAAGCAATAGAATGTGCATTCATAAGCAATGACTTTGAAGCTTCATCGTCCTCTGACTTTGCTTTTGTGGAAGCCATGCTATATCAAGAATATGAAATGTTGTTAGACTTCCCTAACCTGGAACCATTCTACTACTGA
- the LOC142630705 gene encoding uncharacterized protein LOC142630705: protein MAHHTTQRRILAKAEEEPKLRPSMDPTLIKKHLKPTTTTISHHHIRPNSDPPLSSKPSYFMSHSFSRLNPYHRKAHKPQNPTNPHPAPCVIDTHLQAKALTVSVDSSMFSLTKSNHLTRTTIAPKLEKDSTKARKEVSKEKLKKELDKKKFHEVKVNEKKKKSHEELDVKRLSEKLKDVEMKDLQDCHESKRDSVSLAVRGGRRRSFCDSQVDLADILASNGVKVVSADMPPFMQIHAVDCARKAYDSMEKFTSKTLALTLKKDFDGVYGPAWHCIVGTSFGSFVTHSVGGFMYFSMDQKLYILLFKTTVQRAD from the exons ATGGCTCACCACACCACCCAAAGGCGCATCTTAGCAAAAGCAGAAGAAGAACCCAAACTCAGACCATCCATGGATCCCACTCTCATCAAAAAGCAcctcaaacccaccaccactaccattTCTCACCACCACATAAGACCAAACTCAGATCCCCCTTTATCCTCCAAACCCTCCTATTTCATGTCCCACAGCTTCTCTAGATTAAACCCATATCACAGAAAAGCACATAAACCCCAAAACCCCACCAATCCACATCCAGCCCCATGTGTTATAGACACCCATTTACAAGCCAAAGCCTTGACTGTTTCTGTTGATTCCTCCATGTTTTCCTTAACCAAATCAAACCACCTCACCAGAACAACTATTGCTCCAAAACTAGAAAAAGACAGCACCAAAGCAAGAAAGGAAGTTTCTAAAGAGAAACTCAAGAAAGAGTTGGATAAGAAAAAGTTTCATGAGGTGAAAgtgaatgaaaaaaagaaaaaatcccaTGAAGAGCTTGATGTTAAGAGATTGTCAGAGAAATTGAAGGATGTAGAAATGAAGGATCTTCAAGATTGTCATGAAAGTAAGAGAGATTCAGTTTCATTAGCTGTGAGAGGTGGCAGAAGGAGGTCTTTCTGCGACTCACAGGTTGACTTAGCAGATATCCTTGCAAGCAATGGTGTGAAAGTGGTTTCGGCTGATATGCCACCATTTATGCAGATCCATGCTGTGGATTGTGCTAGAAAGGCTTATGATAGTATGGAAAAGTTCACTTCCAAGACCCTTGCTTTGACTCTCAAAAAG GATTTTGATGGGGTGTATGGGCCAGCATGGCACTGTATTGTGGGGACAAGTTTTGGGTCTTTTGTTACACATTCAGTAGGTGGGTTCATGTATTTCTCAATGGATCAAAAGCTGTACATCCTCTTATTCAAGACCACTGTACAAAGAGCAGATTGA
- the LOC142630754 gene encoding (+)-neomenthol dehydrogenase-like, which produces MAETTKNPETMRVAVVTGANKGIGFEISKQLASNGVKVILTARDVKRGTEAVETLKAAGYSDLSFHQLDVSDPVSISAFVNFIKTDFGKLDILVNNAAVNGLTTVGTVDPKDLKFGPDDVVGPNAGAFKKFVQQTYESAVNSFKTNYYGIKRLSKELIPLLQLSKSARIVNISSDLGQLKFISNENAKKKLGDVDGLTEEKVDEVVEEFLEDVKENLIEDKGWPSNNFSAYSVSKTVLNAYTRVLAKKYPAVAINAVSPGFTKTDLNYNAGVLTTEEAAKGPVMLALMRDSKPSGLFFDNTEVSTF; this is translated from the exons ATGGCTGAAACAACCAAGAATCCTGAAACGATGAG GGTTGCAGTCGTAACAGGAGCCAACAAAGGGATAGGATTTGAGATATCTAAACAGCTAGCTTCAAATGGAGTCAAGGTGATATTAACTGCCAGAGATGTGAAGAGGGGCACTGAAGCTGTCGAAACACTCAAGGCTGCTGGGTACTCCGATTTGAGTTTTCATCAACTTGATGTCTCGGACCCAGTTAGCATTTCTGCTTTCGTGAATTTCATCAAAACGGATTTTGGGAAGCTTGACATATTG GTAAATAACGCCGCGGTTAATGGATTAACCACAGTTGGTACAGTAGATCCAAAAGACTTAAAATTTGGGCCTGATGAT GTTGTAGGTCCAAATGCTGGAGCCTTTAAGAAATTTGTACAGCAAACTTATGAATCTGCAGTGAActctttcaaaacaaattattatgggaTCAAGCGTTTAAGCAAAGAACTTATTCCACTTCTTCAGTTATCAAAATCAGCAAGAATAGTAAACATCTCCTCCGACTTGGGACAGCTCaag TTTATTTCAAATGAGAATGCAAAGAAGAAGCTAGGAGATGTGGATGGTCTCACAGAAGAGAAAGTGGATGAGGTGGTTGAAGAGTTCTTAGAAGATGTGAAGGAGAATTTGATAGAAGATAAAGGTTGGCCTAGTAATAATTTTTCAGCGTATTCTGTCTCCAAGACAGTTCTGAATGCGTACACAAGGGTTCTAGCAAAGAAGTATCCCGCAGTTGCCATTAACGCAGTTAGTCCTGGATTTACCAAAACGGATTTGAATTACAACGCCGGGGTCTTGACTACTGAAGAAGCTGCAAAAGGCCCTGTGATGTTGGCTTTGATGCGTGATTCTAAGCCTTCTGGACTTTTCTTTGATAATACAGAAGTTTCAACGTTTTGA